The proteins below are encoded in one region of Sulfolobus sp. A20:
- a CDS encoding DUF1286 domain-containing protein: MGVLSIIPIIVLLFLSDRLSLKLYLIINGIIVGPSHMLLDLFTERGIYVKKNGKWKRFALSHYKL, translated from the coding sequence TTGGGTGTTTTATCCATTATTCCGATAATTGTTCTTCTATTCCTCTCTGATCGTCTTTCTCTAAAATTATACTTAATAATAAATGGAATAATAGTAGGTCCTTCTCACATGCTCTTGGACTTGTTTACGGAAAGGGGGATATATGTGAAAAAGAATGGGAAGTGGAAGAGGTTTGCCTTATCCCATTATAAATTATGA